A stretch of Gossypium hirsutum isolate 1008001.06 chromosome A06, Gossypium_hirsutum_v2.1, whole genome shotgun sequence DNA encodes these proteins:
- the LOC107940305 gene encoding patatin-like protein 2 isoform X1, which translates to MEGVKEQLPAPIYRNLTTVLSIDGGGIRGIIPGIILGFLESELQKLDGEDARLADYFDVIAGTSTGGLVTAMLTCPNDKNRPLFAAKDIKDFYLTNCPKIFPQPGCPLFSQTTKVLKALSGPRYDGKYLHYIIKKKLEGKRLNETLTNVVIPTFDIKLLQPVIFSSFQVKKNPTLNALLSDICIATSAAPTYLPAHYFKTIVFKRKKRENNLIDGGVAANNPVCIDKEERENNVIDGGVAANNPACIDEEEREYNLIDGCVAANNPVCMDKEARENNLIDGGVAAYNPVCIEKEEREYNLIDGGVAANNPTLLAMGEVSRDIIDKNVDLGTQENKNDNSKRCTEAIDYSKYLVISLGTGSSSEAKTTTKYSAKQAAEWGMLGWLTSGGSTPLVDVFTQASGDMVDLHLSVLFKALDHSDKYLRIQDDKLKGDVSSVDIATRTNLDELVKVGEKLLRDPVSRVDLVTGKFKPVTEETNERALKRFAKLLSEERQKRHLKPLQEKAETRKSDVKN; encoded by the exons ATGGAGGGTGTAAAGGAACAGTTACCAGCTCCTATATATAGAAATTTAACCACCGTACTTAGCATTGATGGTGGTGGAATAAGAGGGATCATCCCTGGAATTATACTTGGTTTCTTAGAATCTGAACTTCAG AAACTGGACGGTGAAGATGCAAGACTAGCAGATTACTTCGACGTGATAGCAGGGACCAGCACCGGCGGCTTGGTGACAGCCATGCTAACTTGTCCGAACGACAAGAACCGACCATTATTTGCTGCCAAAGACATCAAAGACTTTTACTTAACTAATTGTCCTAAAATATTCCCTCAACCAGG ATGTCCATTGTTTTCTCAAACAACAAAAGTTCTCAAAGCTCTATCAGGACCAAGATATGATGGCAAGTACTTACattacattattaaaaaaaaactagaagGGAAAAGGTTGAATGAGACGTTAACTAATGTTGTTATCCCAACATTTGATATCAAGCTTCTCCAGCCAGTCATCTTTTCAAGCTTTCAG GTGAAAAAAAACCCTACTTTGAATGCCTTACTCTCAGACATATGCATAGCAACCTCAGCTGCACCAACATATCTCCCAGCTCATTACTTTAAAACCATAGTcttcaaaaggaaaaaaagagaaaataacctCATTGATGGTGGTGTGGCTGCAAATAACCCAGTCTGCATCGACAAAGAGGAAAGAGAAAATAACGTCATTGATGGTGGTGTGGCTGCAAATAACCCAGCCTGCATCGACGAAGAGGAAAGAGAATATAACCTCATTGATGGTTGTGTGGCTGCAAATAACCCAGTATGCATGGACAAAGAGGCAAGAGAAAATAACCTCATTGATGGTGGTGTGGCTGCATATAACCCAGTATGCATCGAAAAAGAGGAAAGAGAATATAACCTAATTGACGGTGGTGTGGCTGCAAATAACCCA ACTTTACTGGCTATGGGGGAAGTGAGCAGGGATATTATTGACAAAAACGTTGATTTGGGTACCCAAGAAAACAAAAACGATAATTCCAAGCGGTGTACTGAAGCCATAGACTATAGTAAATATCTGGTTATTTCGTTGGGGACTGGCTCTAGCTCTGAGGCAAAAACCACAACGAAATACAGTGCTAAACAGGCGGCCGAATGGGGTATGTTAGGGTGGTTAACCAGCGGTGGTTCGACGCCGTTAGTGGATGTTTTTACTCAAGCCAGTGGAGACATGGTCGACCTTCACCTTTCTGTTTTATTTAAAGCTCTTGACCACTCAGATAAATACCTTCGAATCCAG GATGACAAACTAAAGGGGGATGTATCATCTGTGGACATAGCCACGAGGACAAATTTGGATGAATTGGTCAAAGTCGGCGAGAAACTGTTGAGGGATCCAGTTTCTAGGGTTGACTTGGTAACCGGTAAGTTCAAGCCTGTCACTGAAGAGACTAACGAAAGAGCCCTTAAAAG GTTTGCAAAATTACTGTCCGAAGAGAGACAGAAACGACATCTTAAACCACTTCAAGAGAAGGCTGAAACACGAAAAAGTGACGTTAAAAATTAG
- the LOC107940303 gene encoding patatin-like protein 2, with product MEGAKEQLQAPTYGDLITILSIDGGGIRGIIPGTILGFLESQLQELDGEDARLADYFDVIAGTSTGGLVTAMLTCPNEKNRPLFAAKDIKDFYLTNCPNIFPQPGCPLFSRATKVIKALSGPKYDGKFLHNIVKDKLGETRLHQTLTNVVIPTFDIKHLQPAIFSSYQVKKKPTLDALLTDICIATSAAPTYLPAHYFKIQTDNGDVREYNLIDGGVAANNPTLVAMGEVSKEIIKGNPDFFPTKPMDYGKFLVISLGTGSKKDEKRYNAKQSAKWGMLGWLTSGGSTPLVDVFTQASGDMVDLHLSVVFEALHSDKYLRIQDDGLSGDVSSVDIATANNLNELVKVGEGLLKKQVSRVNLETGIFEPFKEETNEEALKRFAKLLSQERHRRHLRSPQGKAEAQKYEVEIKI from the exons atgGAGGGTGCAAAGGAACAATTACAAGCTCCTACATATGGAGATTTAATCACCATACTTAGCATTGATGGTGGTGGAATAAGAGGGATCATCCCTGGAACCATACTTGGTTTCTTAGAATCTCAACTTCAG GAACTGGACGGTGAAGATGCAAGACTAGCAGATTACTTCGATGTGATAGCAGGGACCAGCACCGGCGGCTTGGTGACAGCCATGCTAACTTGTCCGAACGAAAAGAATCGACCATTATTTGCTGCCAAAGACATTAAAGACTTTTACCTAACTAATTGTCCTAACATATTTCCTCAACCAGG aTGTCCATTGTTTTCTCGAGCAACAAAAGTTATCAAAGCTCTATCGGGACCAAAATATGATGGCAAGTTCTTACATAACATTGTTAAAGACAAGCTAGGAGAAACAAGGTTGCACCAGACATTAACTAACGTTGTTATCCCAACATTTGATATCAAGCATCTCCAGCCAGCCATTTTTTCAAGCTATCAG GTGAAGAAAAAACCTACTTTGGATGCCTTGCTCACAGACATATGCATAGCAACCTCAGCTGCACCAACATATCTCCCTGCCCATTACTTTAAAATCCAAACCGACAACGGGGACGTGAGAGAATATAACCTCATTGATGGTGGTGTGGCTGCAAATAACCCG ACTTTAGTGGCAATGGGGGAAGTGAGCAAGGAGATCATTAAGGGAAACCCTGACTTTTTTCCAACGAAACCCATGGATTATGGGAAATTTCTGGTTATTTCATTGGGGACTGGCTCTAAAAAAGACGAAAAGAGATACAATGCTAAACAGTCGGCGAAATGGGGTATGTTAGGGTGGCTAACCAGCGGTGGTTCGACGCCGTTGGTGGATGTATTTACTCAAGCTAGTGGAGACATGGTAGACCTTCACCTTTCTGTAGTATTTGAAGCTCTTCACTCAGATAAATACCTTCGTATCCAG GATGACGGATTATCTGGGGATGTATCATCTGTTGACATAGCGACTGCGAATAATTTGAATGAACTGGTGAAAGTCGGTGAGGGACTGTTGAAGAAGCAAGTTTCTAGGGTTAATTTGGAAACCGGCATTTTTGAGCCTTTCAAAGAAGAAACTAATGAAGAAGCCCTTAAAAG GTTTGCGAAACTACTGTCCCAAGAGAGACACCGTCGGCATCTTAGGTCACCCCAAGGGAAGGCTGAAGCACAAAAATATGaagttgaaattaaaatttag
- the LOC107940305 gene encoding patatin-like protein 2 isoform X3, with protein MEGVKEQLPAPIYRNLTTVLSIDGGGIRGIIPGIILGFLESELQKLDGEDARLADYFDVIAGTSTGGLVTAMLTCPNDKNRPLFAAKDIKDFYLTNCPKIFPQPGCPLFSQTTKVLKALSGPRYDGKYLHYIIKKKLEGKRLNETLTNVVIPTFDIKLLQPVIFSSFQVKKNPTLNALLSDICIATSAAPTYLPAHYFKTIVFKRKKRENNLIDGGVAANNPTLLAMGEVSRDIIDKNVDLGTQENKNDNSKRCTEAIDYSKYLVISLGTGSSSEAKTTTKYSAKQAAEWGMLGWLTSGGSTPLVDVFTQASGDMVDLHLSVLFKALDHSDKYLRIQDDKLKGDVSSVDIATRTNLDELVKVGEKLLRDPVSRVDLVTGKFKPVTEETNERALKRFAKLLSEERQKRHLKPLQEKAETRKSDVKN; from the exons ATGGAGGGTGTAAAGGAACAGTTACCAGCTCCTATATATAGAAATTTAACCACCGTACTTAGCATTGATGGTGGTGGAATAAGAGGGATCATCCCTGGAATTATACTTGGTTTCTTAGAATCTGAACTTCAG AAACTGGACGGTGAAGATGCAAGACTAGCAGATTACTTCGACGTGATAGCAGGGACCAGCACCGGCGGCTTGGTGACAGCCATGCTAACTTGTCCGAACGACAAGAACCGACCATTATTTGCTGCCAAAGACATCAAAGACTTTTACTTAACTAATTGTCCTAAAATATTCCCTCAACCAGG ATGTCCATTGTTTTCTCAAACAACAAAAGTTCTCAAAGCTCTATCAGGACCAAGATATGATGGCAAGTACTTACattacattattaaaaaaaaactagaagGGAAAAGGTTGAATGAGACGTTAACTAATGTTGTTATCCCAACATTTGATATCAAGCTTCTCCAGCCAGTCATCTTTTCAAGCTTTCAG GTGAAAAAAAACCCTACTTTGAATGCCTTACTCTCAGACATATGCATAGCAACCTCAGCTGCACCAACATATCTCCCAGCTCATTACTTTAAAACCATAGTcttcaaaaggaaaaaaagagaaaataacctCATTGATGGTGGTGTGGCTGCAAATAACCCA ACTTTACTGGCTATGGGGGAAGTGAGCAGGGATATTATTGACAAAAACGTTGATTTGGGTACCCAAGAAAACAAAAACGATAATTCCAAGCGGTGTACTGAAGCCATAGACTATAGTAAATATCTGGTTATTTCGTTGGGGACTGGCTCTAGCTCTGAGGCAAAAACCACAACGAAATACAGTGCTAAACAGGCGGCCGAATGGGGTATGTTAGGGTGGTTAACCAGCGGTGGTTCGACGCCGTTAGTGGATGTTTTTACTCAAGCCAGTGGAGACATGGTCGACCTTCACCTTTCTGTTTTATTTAAAGCTCTTGACCACTCAGATAAATACCTTCGAATCCAG GATGACAAACTAAAGGGGGATGTATCATCTGTGGACATAGCCACGAGGACAAATTTGGATGAATTGGTCAAAGTCGGCGAGAAACTGTTGAGGGATCCAGTTTCTAGGGTTGACTTGGTAACCGGTAAGTTCAAGCCTGTCACTGAAGAGACTAACGAAAGAGCCCTTAAAAG GTTTGCAAAATTACTGTCCGAAGAGAGACAGAAACGACATCTTAAACCACTTCAAGAGAAGGCTGAAACACGAAAAAGTGACGTTAAAAATTAG
- the LOC107940325 gene encoding 26S proteasome non-ATPase regulatory subunit 14 homolog: protein MSGMERLHRMFAGAGGALGHPPPDSPTLDSSEQVYISSLALLKMLKHGRAGVPMEVMGLMLGEFVDEYTVRVVDVFAMPQSGTGVSVEAVDHVFQTNMLDMLKQTGRPEMVVGWYHSHPGFGCWLSGVDINTQQSFEALNQRAVAVVVDPIQSVKGKVVIDAFRLINPQTMMLGQEPRQTTSNLGHLNKPSIQALIHGLNRHYYSIAINYRKNELEEKMLLNLHKKKWTDGLTLRRFDTHSKTNEQTIQEMLNLAIKYNKAVQEEGELPPEKLAIANVGRQDAKKHLEEHVSNLMSSNIVQTLGTMLDTVVF, encoded by the exons ATGTCCGGTATGGAACGATTGCACCGGATGTTCGCCGGTGCTGGTGGCGCGTTGGGTCACCCACCGCCGGATTCGCCGACTCTCGATTCGTCGGAGCAGGTCTACATCTCCTCTTTGGCCCTCCTCAAAATGCTCAAGCACG GAAGAGCTGGAGTTCCCATGGAAGTTATGGGTTTGATGTTGGGAGAGTTTGTTGATGAGTACACCGTACGTGTTGTGGATGTCTTTGCGATGCCACAGAGTGGTACTGGTGTCAGTGTTGAAGCTGTGGATCATGTTTTTCAAACAAATATGCTTGATATGCTCAAACAAACTGGAAG ACCAGAGATGGTGGTGGGTTGGTACCATTCACATCCTGGATTTGGCTGCTGGCTTTCTGGTGTTGACATAAACACACAGCAG AGTTTTGAAGCTTTGAACCAAAGGGCTGTAGCAGTGGTGGTGGACCCAATTCAGAGTGTTAAAGGGAAAGTGGTGATTGATGCATTCCGCTTGATCAACCCACAAACCATGATGCTTGGCCAAGAACCACGTCAGACAACATCTAATCTCGGGCATCTTAATAAGCCATCTATTCAA GCATTAATACATGGGCTAAACAGACATTACTACTCCATAGCCATTAACTACCGGAAGAATGAACTGGAGGAAAAGATGCTGTTGAATCTTCACAAGAAGAAGTGGACAGATGGACTGACACTTAGACGTTTCGATACTCATTCCAAAACTAATGAGCAGACTATTCAG GAAATGCTGAATTTAGCTATAAAATACAATAAGGCAGTGCAGGAGGAAGGTGAATTACCTCCTGAGAAGCTGGCGATCGCAAATGTCGGCCGGCAAGATGCCAAGAAGCACTTAGAGGAACATGTCTCGAACTTGATGTCGTCAAACATAGTTCAGACATTGGGAACTATGCTCGACACGGTGGTGTTCTAA
- the LOC107940311 gene encoding uncharacterized protein — translation MSVFYQEENSHHSKRCKFIATLLKEAFSHCHSFNGRFSSSGHDDDENATSDIDDESEVVVSEIRTRAMEKMNKKTSSMTGSFSWVLSPSTGEIYISSNHFKRRDNDNEDDEFFSVGSCFSLCSSGVSREAFMSAKSNFSRCSSLKNVDFPEIWKFDSEDFRRRSIIREFCHCEGWPFGLCRKVVLLPPLPKSPSESWSWRKGTRLAKTPYI, via the exons ATGAGTGTCTTTTACCAAGAAGAGAACTCTCATCATTCTAAGAGATGCAAATTCATAGCTACACTTTTAAAGGAAGCATTTTCCCATTGCCATAGTTTCAATGGTCGGTTTTCGAGTTCGGGTCACGATGACGACGAAAACGCAACGAGTGACATTGATGACGAGTCTGAG GTAGTAGTTTCGGAAATCCGGACTCGAGCGatggaaaagatgaacaaaaagaCGAGTTCAATGACGGGAAGCTTTTCGTGGGTGTTATCTCCATCGACGGGAGAGATTTACATAAGCTCGAATCATTTTAAAAGAAGAGACAACGATAATGAAGATGATGAATTCTTTTCAGTAGGGAGTTGTTTTTCGTTGTGTTCGAGTGGTGTTAGTAGGGAAGCGTTTATGTCGGCTAAATCAAATTTCTCGCGTTGTTCGAGTTTAAAGAATGTTGATTTCCCAGAGATTTGGAAGTTTGATTCGGAGGATTTCCGAAGGCGATCGATCATTAGGGAGTTTTGTCATTGTGAAGGGTGGCCATTTGGGTTATGTAGGAAAGTTGTGTTACTACCACCTTTGCCTAAATCACCCTCGGAATCTTGGTCTTGGCGTAAAGGGACCAGATTAGCCAAGACTCCATATATTTAA
- the LOC107940310 gene encoding succinate dehydrogenase subunit 5, mitochondrial, which yields MEKMMALRSVYRAACFRSSRFTPIAVTAAVNHNRHLVSRSFFSISSLIATNPLRNTPSDGRSSFALRSGSMRYFSEDAAHLPDINDTEILNVFKDLMAASWDELPYSVVQDAKKALSKNTDDKAGQEALRNVFRAAEAVEEFGGILITMKMELDDSIGVSGENVKPLSSEFAAALKTVFQRYATYLDAFGPNETYLRKKVENELGSKMIYLKMRCSGLGSEWGKITVLGTSGLSGSYVEQRA from the exons atggagaagatGATGGCATTGAGATCCGTTTATAGAGCAGCGTGTTTCAGATCTTCCCGTTTTACCCCCATCGCCGTCACGGCCGCCGTCAATCACAATCGCCACTTGGTTTCCCGGAGTTTCTTCTCTATCTCATCGCTTATCGCCACTAATCCGCTTAGAAACACCCCTTCTG ATGGGAGGTCGTCCTTTGCGTTGAGATCGGGAAGCATGCGCTATTTTAGTGAAGATGCAGCTCATTTGCCTGACATAAACGACACTGAGATTCTGAATGTTTTCAAGGACTTAATGGCTGCAAGTTGGGATGAGCTTCCCTATTCGGTCGTACAAGATGCAAAGAAAGCCTTGTCGAAAAATACTGATGACAAAGCCGGTCAGGAAGCTTTGAGAAATGTTTTCCGTGCTGCTGAAGCTGTTGAAGAGTTTGGTGGTATTCTAATCACCATGAAAATGGAACTCGATGACAGCATCGGAGTGAGCGGAGAG AATGTAAAACCTTTATCAAGCGAGTTTGCTGCTGCACTTAAGACAGTGTTCCAACGATACGCGACTTACTTGGATGCATTTGGTCCTAACGAAACCTACTTGCGAAAGAAGGTAGAGAATGAGTTGGGATCAAAGATGATCTACCTAAAGATGAGATGTAGTGGCCTAGGTTCTGAGTGGGGAAAG ATTACTGTTCTTGGAACCTCGGGACTCTCTGGATCTTATGTGGAACAAAGAGCTTAG
- the LOC107940305 gene encoding patatin-like protein 2 isoform X2, translating into MEGVKEQLPAPIYRNLTTVLSIDGGGIRGIIPGIILGFLESELQKLDGEDARLADYFDVIAGTSTGGLVTAMLTCPNDKNRPLFAAKDIKDFYLTNCPKIFPQPGCPLFSQTTKVLKALSGPRYDGKYLHYIIKKKLEGKRLNETLTNVVIPTFDIKLLQPVIFSSFQVKKNPTLNALLSDICIATSAAPTYLPAHYFKTIVFKRKKRENNLIDGGVAANNPVCIDKEERENNVIDGGVAANNPACIDEEEREYNLIDGCVAANNPVCMDKEARENNLIDGGVAAYNPVCIEKEEREYNLIDGGVAANNPTLLAMGEVSRDIIDKNVDLGTQENKNDNSKRCTEAIDYSKYLVISLGTGSSSEAKTTTKYSAKQAAEWGMLGWLTSGGSTPLVDVFTQASGDMVDLHLSVLFKALDHSDKYLRIQDDKLKGDVSSVDIATRTNLDELVKVGEKLLRDPVSRVDLVTGLQNYCPKRDRNDILNHFKRRLKHEKVTLKISSFNP; encoded by the exons ATGGAGGGTGTAAAGGAACAGTTACCAGCTCCTATATATAGAAATTTAACCACCGTACTTAGCATTGATGGTGGTGGAATAAGAGGGATCATCCCTGGAATTATACTTGGTTTCTTAGAATCTGAACTTCAG AAACTGGACGGTGAAGATGCAAGACTAGCAGATTACTTCGACGTGATAGCAGGGACCAGCACCGGCGGCTTGGTGACAGCCATGCTAACTTGTCCGAACGACAAGAACCGACCATTATTTGCTGCCAAAGACATCAAAGACTTTTACTTAACTAATTGTCCTAAAATATTCCCTCAACCAGG ATGTCCATTGTTTTCTCAAACAACAAAAGTTCTCAAAGCTCTATCAGGACCAAGATATGATGGCAAGTACTTACattacattattaaaaaaaaactagaagGGAAAAGGTTGAATGAGACGTTAACTAATGTTGTTATCCCAACATTTGATATCAAGCTTCTCCAGCCAGTCATCTTTTCAAGCTTTCAG GTGAAAAAAAACCCTACTTTGAATGCCTTACTCTCAGACATATGCATAGCAACCTCAGCTGCACCAACATATCTCCCAGCTCATTACTTTAAAACCATAGTcttcaaaaggaaaaaaagagaaaataacctCATTGATGGTGGTGTGGCTGCAAATAACCCAGTCTGCATCGACAAAGAGGAAAGAGAAAATAACGTCATTGATGGTGGTGTGGCTGCAAATAACCCAGCCTGCATCGACGAAGAGGAAAGAGAATATAACCTCATTGATGGTTGTGTGGCTGCAAATAACCCAGTATGCATGGACAAAGAGGCAAGAGAAAATAACCTCATTGATGGTGGTGTGGCTGCATATAACCCAGTATGCATCGAAAAAGAGGAAAGAGAATATAACCTAATTGACGGTGGTGTGGCTGCAAATAACCCA ACTTTACTGGCTATGGGGGAAGTGAGCAGGGATATTATTGACAAAAACGTTGATTTGGGTACCCAAGAAAACAAAAACGATAATTCCAAGCGGTGTACTGAAGCCATAGACTATAGTAAATATCTGGTTATTTCGTTGGGGACTGGCTCTAGCTCTGAGGCAAAAACCACAACGAAATACAGTGCTAAACAGGCGGCCGAATGGGGTATGTTAGGGTGGTTAACCAGCGGTGGTTCGACGCCGTTAGTGGATGTTTTTACTCAAGCCAGTGGAGACATGGTCGACCTTCACCTTTCTGTTTTATTTAAAGCTCTTGACCACTCAGATAAATACCTTCGAATCCAG GATGACAAACTAAAGGGGGATGTATCATCTGTGGACATAGCCACGAGGACAAATTTGGATGAATTGGTCAAAGTCGGCGAGAAACTGTTGAGGGATCCAGTTTCTAGGGTTGACTTGGTAACCG GTTTGCAAAATTACTGTCCGAAGAGAGACAGAAACGACATCTTAAACCACTTCAAGAGAAGGCTGAAACACGAAAAAGTGACGTTAAAAATTAGTAGTTTTAACCCATAA